The Winogradskyella schleiferi genome has a window encoding:
- a CDS encoding GreA/GreB family elongation factor — MTPEGMEQLLAERTALEGQRELDKDMDEQQRRRELAVIDGKFALLQERIASARILQPKKQNQDEIRFGAQVTLNMNNQEQVFQIVGVDEADVARKKIAFTAPIAMAITGKKVGDVVEFKLGKENRTIRIIKISYT, encoded by the coding sequence GTGACACCCGAGGGGATGGAACAATTATTAGCTGAAAGAACCGCTCTTGAGGGGCAGCGCGAACTGGATAAAGATATGGACGAACAACAGCGCAGGAGGGAACTCGCTGTCATTGATGGGAAATTTGCGCTATTGCAAGAGCGCATAGCATCTGCCCGAATTCTACAACCTAAGAAACAAAATCAAGATGAAATACGATTTGGAGCTCAGGTCACTTTAAACATGAACAACCAAGAACAAGTATTTCAAATTGTAGGCGTAGATGAAGCAGATGTTGCCCGAAAAAAAATAGCGTTTACCGCACCCATTGCCATGGCGATTACTGGAAAAAAAGTTGGAGATGTGGTAGAATTTAAGTTGGGAAAAGAGAATCGGACGATCAGAATAATAAAAATTAGCTATACTTAA